Proteins from a genomic interval of Anatilimnocola floriformis:
- a CDS encoding type II secretion system protein — protein MDLNPYESPTDTDAPPPGSFIPGLLVELLVAFAIVGVFFALLLPAVGAARHAALERTWQVPSKIDFAPPGDFSGTLPPNRP, from the coding sequence ATGGATTTGAATCCGTACGAATCGCCGACAGATACCGATGCCCCACCGCCTGGATCTTTCATTCCGGGCCTGTTGGTGGAGCTCCTCGTTGCGTTTGCCATTGTTGGGGTGTTTTTCGCGCTCTTACTGCCGGCGGTCGGTGCGGCCAGGCATGCGGCGCTGGAAAGGACTTGGCAGGTGCCGTCGAAAATCGACTTCGCCCCGCCGGGCGATTTCTCTGGCACGCTGCCGCCGAATCGCCCATAA
- a CDS encoding RraA family protein — protein sequence MLSPEILKKLTKFDTPTICNVIELFDVIPRNRGYMDGRVKCNFPEFPPVIGYACTASFRSDAPPKGGDAYGSIQKQLEQFAALPGPAMVVFQDLDDPPAAAVFGEVMCSTYQAFGAAGLVTNGGGRDLEQVRALKFSVFTGSTICSHGYCHMLHLGLPVRVGGLMVNQGDLLHGDANGVAAIPPDIAAEVADVAEEFIAAEDIVMKYVKAPGAKSITEYDKLRKEFQAAAAALGKRVSRKK from the coding sequence ATGCTAAGCCCTGAAATCCTGAAGAAGCTGACCAAGTTCGACACCCCGACCATCTGCAACGTCATCGAGCTGTTCGATGTCATCCCGCGCAATCGTGGTTACATGGATGGCCGGGTGAAGTGCAACTTTCCTGAGTTTCCGCCGGTGATCGGTTACGCCTGCACGGCGTCGTTTCGCAGCGACGCGCCGCCGAAAGGTGGCGACGCCTACGGCAGCATTCAAAAGCAGCTGGAGCAGTTCGCCGCGCTGCCGGGACCGGCAATGGTCGTGTTTCAAGATCTCGACGATCCACCGGCCGCTGCCGTCTTCGGCGAAGTGATGTGCAGCACCTACCAGGCCTTCGGCGCTGCGGGCCTCGTCACCAACGGTGGTGGTCGCGACCTCGAACAAGTTCGTGCTCTGAAATTCTCTGTCTTCACCGGCTCCACGATCTGCTCGCACGGCTACTGCCACATGCTGCACCTCGGCTTGCCGGTGCGCGTGGGCGGTCTGATGGTGAACCAAGGCGACCTGCTGCACGGCGACGCCAACGGTGTAGCCGCCATCCCGCCTGACATCGCCGCCGAAGTGGCCGATGTCGCCGAAGAATTCATCGCGGCAGAAGACATTGTCATGAAATACGTGAAGGCCCCCGGCGCGAAGTCGATCACCGAATACGACAAACTGCGCAAGGAATTTCAAGCAGCTGCTGCGGCGTTGGGGAAGCGGGTTTCGCGGAAGAAGTAG
- the cysK gene encoding cysteine synthase A, whose protein sequence is MTLPAGIKTDITQCIGNTPLVQLRRITQGCVGTVVGKIENMNPLWSVKDRIARAMIDAAERDGKIKPNTVIIEPTSGNTGIGLAYVCASRGYKLAVTMPESMTVERRRLLKALGAEIILTPAAEGMPGAVRRAEEIAKSEPDKFFVPQQFKNPANPEIHRKTTAEEIWRDTEGKIDFLISGVGTGGTITGVSEVIKSRKPDFKAIAVEPANSPVITQKREGKPLQPGRHTIQGIGAGFIPDVLNVDVIDEVVLVRDEDAADTARKMSTQEGIFCGISCGAAAWAAVQVAKRPENAGKLIVVILPDLGERYLSTQLYPE, encoded by the coding sequence ATGACTCTTCCCGCCGGCATCAAGACAGACATTACTCAGTGCATCGGCAACACGCCGCTCGTGCAGTTGCGGCGGATCACGCAGGGTTGCGTCGGAACGGTCGTGGGGAAGATCGAAAACATGAACCCGCTGTGGAGCGTCAAGGACCGCATCGCCCGCGCGATGATCGACGCCGCCGAACGCGACGGCAAGATCAAGCCGAATACCGTCATCATCGAGCCGACCAGCGGCAACACCGGCATCGGTCTCGCTTATGTGTGTGCTTCGCGCGGTTACAAGTTGGCCGTGACGATGCCCGAAAGCATGACCGTCGAACGCCGCCGCCTGCTGAAGGCCCTGGGCGCCGAAATCATTCTCACCCCCGCGGCTGAAGGGATGCCCGGCGCGGTGCGGCGCGCCGAAGAGATCGCCAAGAGCGAGCCGGACAAGTTCTTCGTGCCGCAGCAATTCAAGAATCCAGCCAATCCCGAAATCCATCGCAAGACGACGGCAGAAGAGATCTGGCGCGATACCGAAGGGAAGATCGACTTCCTGATTTCGGGCGTCGGCACGGGCGGCACGATCACGGGCGTGTCGGAAGTGATCAAGAGTCGCAAGCCGGACTTCAAAGCCATCGCCGTCGAACCAGCCAACAGCCCGGTGATCACGCAGAAGCGCGAAGGCAAACCACTGCAACCTGGCCGCCACACCATTCAAGGCATCGGCGCTGGTTTCATTCCCGATGTGCTCAATGTCGACGTCATCGACGAAGTGGTGCTGGTGCGTGATGAAGACGCAGCAGACACCGCGCGAAAGATGTCGACGCAGGAAGGAATCTTCTGCGGCATTAGCTGCGGCGCCGCAGCCTGGGCGGCAGTTCAAGTCGCCAAGCGTCCAGAAAACGCCGGCAAACTGATTGTCGTGATCCTGCCAGATCTGGGTGAACGATATTTGTCGACGCAGCTGTACCCAGAGTAA